A window from Aquabacterium sp. NJ1 encodes these proteins:
- the purD gene encoding phosphoribosylamine--glycine ligase: protein MNILVIGSGGREHALAWKLAQSPKATKVYVAPGNGGTARDPHLVNVPITDVKALADFAQDNKISLTVVGPEAPLAAGVVDEFRARGLRIFGPTQKAAQLESSKAFAKDFMKRHGIPTAFYETFTDAAAAHAFVDKHGAPIVIKADGLAAGKGVVVAMTLDEAHQAVDWMLLDNKLGVQHNAGGARVVIEEFLEGEEASFIVLADGKNVAVMATSQDHKRLLDADAGPNTGGMGAYSPAPVVTPNVHAKAMHEIINPTLAGMAKDGIPFTGFLYAGLMIDANGNPKTLEFNCRMGDPETQPIMMRLKSDLIDVFMAATDGTLDQVELQWDRRFALGVVMAAGGYPLDPKKGDVITGLPAEADDAMVFHAGTTMGEDGQVRTSGGRVLCVTALGESAKLAQQRAYDYMRGIQFDGMQFRTDIGWRAIKAR from the coding sequence ATGAATATTCTTGTCATCGGCTCGGGTGGCCGTGAGCACGCCCTGGCCTGGAAGCTGGCCCAGTCACCCAAGGCCACCAAGGTCTATGTGGCGCCGGGCAATGGCGGCACGGCGCGTGATCCGCACCTGGTCAATGTGCCTATCACCGATGTGAAGGCGCTGGCCGACTTCGCGCAGGACAACAAGATCAGCCTGACCGTCGTGGGCCCTGAGGCTCCTTTGGCTGCTGGCGTGGTGGACGAGTTCCGCGCGCGTGGCCTGCGCATCTTCGGGCCCACGCAGAAGGCCGCCCAGCTGGAGAGCTCCAAGGCCTTTGCCAAGGACTTCATGAAGCGCCATGGCATTCCCACGGCGTTCTACGAGACCTTCACCGACGCTGCGGCAGCCCACGCCTTCGTGGACAAGCACGGTGCGCCCATCGTGATCAAGGCCGACGGTCTGGCCGCGGGCAAGGGCGTTGTCGTGGCCATGACGCTGGACGAAGCCCATCAGGCGGTGGACTGGATGCTGCTCGACAACAAGCTGGGGGTGCAGCACAACGCTGGCGGCGCCCGCGTGGTGATCGAAGAGTTCCTCGAAGGTGAAGAAGCCAGCTTCATCGTGCTGGCCGATGGCAAGAACGTGGCCGTGATGGCCACCAGCCAGGACCACAAGCGCCTGCTGGATGCCGATGCCGGCCCCAACACCGGTGGCATGGGCGCGTATTCGCCGGCCCCCGTGGTGACGCCCAATGTGCACGCCAAGGCCATGCACGAGATCATCAACCCGACGCTGGCCGGCATGGCCAAGGACGGCATCCCGTTCACGGGCTTCCTGTACGCCGGCCTGATGATCGACGCCAACGGCAACCCCAAGACGCTGGAGTTCAACTGCCGCATGGGCGACCCTGAAACCCAGCCCATCATGATGCGCTTGAAGAGCGACCTGATCGACGTGTTCATGGCCGCCACCGATGGCACGCTGGACCAGGTCGAGCTGCAATGGGATCGCCGCTTTGCACTGGGTGTGGTGATGGCCGCAGGCGGCTACCCGCTGGACCCGAAGAAGGGTGACGTGATCACTGGCCTGCCCGCTGAAGCCGATGACGCCATGGTGTTCCATGCCGGCACGACCATGGGTGAAGACGGCCAGGTGCGCACCAGCGGTGGTCGCGTGCTGTGTGTGACGGCCTTGGGCGAGTCCGCCAAGCTGGCGCAGCAGCGAGCCTACGACTACATGCGGGGCATCCAGTTCGACGGCATGCAGTTCCGCACCGACATCGGCTGGCGCGCCATCAAGGCCCGTTGA
- a CDS encoding YebC/PmpR family DNA-binding transcriptional regulator, whose product MAGHSKWANIQHRKGRQDEKRGKIWTRITREIIVAARAGGADINMNPRLRLAIEKAKAANMPADNIKRNVDKATGNLDGVTYEEIRYEGYGIGGAAVIVDCMTDNRVRTVAEVRHAFSKHGGNLGTEGSVAFQFKHVGQMLFAPGVNEDKVMEVALEAGADDVITHEDGSIEVLSSPAEFEAVKNALEGAGMKPEMAEVTMRAENTIELTGDEAARMQKLLDVLEDLDDVQDVFHNAELN is encoded by the coding sequence ATGGCCGGTCATTCCAAGTGGGCCAATATCCAACACCGCAAGGGCCGTCAGGACGAAAAGCGCGGCAAGATCTGGACCCGCATCACGCGTGAAATCATCGTGGCGGCCCGTGCCGGTGGCGCCGATATCAACATGAACCCGCGTCTGCGCCTGGCCATTGAAAAGGCGAAGGCGGCCAACATGCCGGCCGACAACATCAAGCGCAACGTGGACAAGGCCACGGGCAACCTCGATGGCGTCACGTACGAAGAAATTCGCTACGAAGGCTACGGCATTGGTGGCGCGGCCGTCATCGTGGACTGCATGACCGACAACCGTGTGCGCACGGTGGCCGAAGTGCGCCATGCTTTCAGCAAGCACGGTGGCAACCTGGGCACCGAAGGCTCGGTGGCCTTCCAGTTCAAGCATGTGGGGCAGATGCTGTTTGCGCCCGGCGTGAACGAAGACAAGGTCATGGAAGTGGCCCTGGAAGCCGGCGCCGACGACGTGATCACCCATGAAGACGGCTCGATCGAGGTGCTGAGCAGCCCCGCCGAATTTGAAGCGGTGAAGAACGCCCTGGAAGGTGCTGGCATGAAACCTGAAATGGCCGAAGTGACCATGCGCGCCGAGAACACCATCGAGCTGACGGGCGACGAAGCCGCCCGCATGCAGAAACTGCTGGACGTGCTGGAAGACCTGGACGACGTCCAGGACGTGTTCCACAACGCCGAACTGAACTGA
- a CDS encoding helicase HerA-like domain-containing protein, translating to MADPILLARNKDTECHLLPALANRHGLITGATGTGKTITLQSLAESLSKAGVPVFMADIKGDLTGISQTGAVSPKLAGILAERGLDTPEPLACPTTLWDVFGEQGHPVRATVSDMGPLLLSRMLNLNDTQQGVLQLVFKIADDNGLLLLDLKDLRAMLQHVGDNASQFTTEYGNISAASVGAIQRGLLQIEEQGGDKFFGEPMLNIGDFMQTVDGKGVINILAADKLMNAPRLYATFLLWMLSELFETLPEVGDLDKPKLVFFFDEAHLLFKDAPSALVERIELVVRLVRSKGVGVYFVTQNPLDVPDTVLGQLGNRVQHALRAFTPRDQKAVKAAAETMRAKPGLDIETAITELAVGEALVSLLDDKGRPSITERVFVLPPGSQIGPITPEQRKALLANSLVAGAYEKMVDRESAYEKLKGRAAASPTSAQAGSNEPKSMREEAAEAMKGGAADAATGAAGASTGGWLGDITDGLLKGSGRKDSILETVAKSAARTIGSSVGREIIRGVLGSILGGSSSRRR from the coding sequence ATGGCCGACCCCATCCTGCTTGCCCGGAACAAAGACACCGAATGCCACCTGCTGCCGGCCCTGGCCAACCGCCACGGCTTGATCACCGGCGCCACGGGTACCGGCAAGACGATCACCCTGCAGTCGCTGGCCGAGAGCCTGTCCAAAGCGGGCGTGCCCGTCTTCATGGCAGACATCAAGGGCGACCTGACCGGGATCTCGCAAACCGGTGCCGTGTCACCCAAGCTGGCCGGCATCCTGGCTGAGCGGGGCCTCGATACGCCCGAGCCCCTGGCCTGCCCCACCACGCTGTGGGACGTGTTCGGTGAGCAAGGCCACCCGGTGCGCGCCACCGTGTCCGACATGGGCCCGCTGCTGCTGTCGCGCATGCTCAATCTGAACGACACCCAGCAAGGCGTGCTGCAACTGGTGTTCAAGATCGCCGACGACAACGGCCTGCTCCTGCTGGATCTGAAGGACCTGCGCGCCATGCTCCAGCACGTGGGCGACAACGCCAGCCAGTTCACCACCGAGTACGGCAACATCAGCGCCGCCAGCGTGGGGGCCATCCAGCGCGGCCTGCTGCAGATCGAGGAGCAAGGCGGCGACAAGTTCTTCGGCGAGCCCATGCTCAACATCGGCGACTTCATGCAGACGGTGGATGGCAAGGGCGTGATCAACATCCTGGCCGCCGACAAGCTGATGAACGCGCCCCGCCTGTACGCCACTTTCCTGCTGTGGATGCTGTCGGAGTTGTTCGAAACCCTGCCCGAGGTGGGTGACCTGGACAAGCCCAAGCTGGTGTTCTTCTTTGACGAAGCCCACTTGCTGTTCAAGGATGCGCCATCGGCCCTGGTGGAGCGCATCGAACTGGTGGTGCGCCTGGTGCGCTCCAAGGGCGTGGGCGTCTACTTCGTGACCCAGAACCCGCTGGACGTGCCCGACACCGTGCTGGGCCAACTGGGCAACCGCGTGCAGCACGCCTTGCGCGCCTTCACGCCACGGGACCAGAAGGCCGTGAAGGCCGCTGCCGAGACCATGCGCGCCAAGCCCGGACTGGACATCGAAACCGCCATCACCGAACTGGCCGTGGGCGAGGCCCTGGTCAGCCTGCTGGACGACAAGGGCCGCCCCAGCATCACCGAGCGCGTGTTTGTGCTGCCCCCCGGCAGCCAGATCGGGCCGATCACGCCCGAGCAGCGCAAGGCCTTGCTGGCCAACTCCCTGGTGGCTGGCGCGTACGAAAAGATGGTCGACCGCGAATCGGCTTACGAGAAACTCAAGGGCCGTGCGGCGGCCTCACCCACCAGCGCGCAGGCAGGCAGCAACGAGCCCAAGTCCATGCGCGAAGAGGCCGCCGAAGCCATGAAGGGTGGTGCCGCAGACGCCGCGACAGGTGCTGCAGGTGCCAGCACTGGCGGCTGGCTGGGTGACATCACCGACGGCCTGCTCAAAGGCAGCGGCCGCAAGGACTCGATCCTGGAAACCGTGGCCAAATCGGCCGCGCGCACCATTGGCTCGAGCGTGGGCCGCGAGATCATCCGCGGCGTGCTGGGCTCGATCCTGGGTGGATCAAGCAGCCGCCGACGTTAA
- the lplT gene encoding lysophospholipid transporter LplT, with amino-acid sequence MKKGFFTIMAAQFFSSLADNALLVGAIELLKTSHAPAWQMPFLAPMFALFYVVLAPFVGAFADALPKGKVMFLSNSIKVIGCLLMLFGLHPLLAYAVVGLGAAAYSPAKYGILTELLPPSQLVKANGWIEGLTVASIILGVLLGGQLVGVKLSSILLGFDFPVIDTGVTQPWQAAVSSMIVLYMIAALFNLRIPRTDAVLQPMSGNLMELLRDFWQCNARLWKDKLGQISLASTTLVWGVSGNMRVIVFPWAAAALGYSTTQASSLAGVVVLGTAVSAVVASVSMRLELATKLIPLGVLMGVLMLGLNVITSLTMAVPFLILLGATVGYLVVPMNALLQHRGHNLMGAGRSIAVQNFNEQACILALGGLYAGATSMGLSAFGAITVFGLVVASFMGLIGLWHRRNTIVYKDEVDQLMALARSDGHHHGDGHSRH; translated from the coding sequence ATGAAAAAAGGCTTTTTCACGATCATGGCGGCGCAGTTTTTCAGCTCGCTGGCCGACAACGCCTTGCTGGTTGGCGCGATTGAACTGCTGAAAACCAGCCATGCGCCCGCGTGGCAGATGCCCTTCCTGGCACCCATGTTTGCGCTGTTCTATGTGGTGCTGGCGCCTTTTGTCGGGGCGTTCGCGGATGCCTTGCCCAAGGGCAAGGTCATGTTCCTGTCCAACAGCATCAAGGTCATTGGTTGCCTGCTGATGCTGTTCGGGCTGCACCCCCTGCTGGCTTACGCCGTGGTGGGGTTGGGTGCGGCGGCTTACTCGCCGGCCAAGTACGGCATCCTCACCGAATTGCTGCCGCCCTCTCAACTGGTGAAGGCCAATGGCTGGATCGAGGGGTTGACGGTCGCCTCCATCATCCTGGGTGTGCTGCTGGGTGGGCAGTTGGTCGGGGTCAAGCTGTCATCCATCTTGCTGGGTTTTGACTTCCCGGTGATCGATACGGGCGTGACCCAGCCCTGGCAGGCCGCGGTCTCGTCCATGATCGTGCTGTACATGATTGCCGCCTTGTTCAACCTGCGCATCCCGCGCACGGACGCGGTGCTGCAACCCATGAGCGGCAACCTGATGGAGTTGCTGCGCGACTTCTGGCAGTGCAACGCCCGCCTGTGGAAAGACAAGCTGGGCCAGATCTCGCTGGCCAGCACGACCCTGGTGTGGGGGGTGTCGGGCAATATGCGCGTGATCGTGTTCCCCTGGGCCGCAGCCGCGCTGGGTTATTCCACGACGCAGGCCTCGTCGCTGGCCGGGGTGGTGGTGCTGGGCACGGCAGTGAGCGCTGTGGTCGCGTCGGTGTCCATGCGGCTGGAACTGGCCACCAAGCTCATCCCCCTGGGCGTGCTCATGGGCGTGCTGATGCTGGGGCTGAACGTCATCACCAGTTTGACCATGGCTGTGCCTTTCCTGATTTTGCTGGGTGCCACCGTGGGCTATCTGGTGGTGCCGATGAACGCCTTGCTGCAGCACCGTGGCCACAACCTGATGGGCGCCGGGCGCTCGATCGCGGTGCAGAACTTCAACGAGCAGGCCTGCATCCTGGCCCTGGGCGGGCTGTATGCCGGCGCCACATCCATGGGGCTGTCGGCCTTTGGCGCGATCACGGTGTTTGGCCTGGTGGTGGCGTCCTTCATGGGGCTGATCGGCCTGTGGCACCGCCGCAATACCATCGTGTACAAGGACGAGGTCGACCAGTTGATGGCCCTGGCCCGCAGTGATGGCCACCATCATGGCGACGGCCACTCGCGCCACTGA
- the alr gene encoding alanine racemase: MPRPLEALIHLDALHHNLQRARECAPDASVWAVVKANGYGHGLQRVYEGLRAADGFALLDIAEAKKLRELDWRGPILLLEGVFDARDLEWCSRLGLWHVVHCDEQIDWLAAHKTEWPHRVFLKMNTGMNRLGFKPHAFRNAWARLSALPQVDEVSLMTHFSDADSPRGIAHQMAVFQQHAGDLSGERSLCNSAGTLRYASDPAVRGDWVRPGVMLYGAAPDYPEHDVTHWGLKPAMTLQSKIIGIQHLEAGDTVGYGSRFTADKPMRIGVVACGYADGYPRHAPDGTPVLVDGQRTGLVGRVSMDMMCVDLSHLPEAQMGSPVTLWGIAPHHGDHAAQLSIDEVAHRCGTIGYELMCAVSPRVPVQVLNHPFP, translated from the coding sequence ATGCCGCGCCCGCTTGAAGCCCTGATCCACCTCGACGCCCTCCACCACAACCTGCAGCGCGCCCGCGAATGCGCCCCCGACGCCAGCGTCTGGGCCGTCGTCAAGGCCAACGGGTATGGGCACGGGCTACAGCGCGTCTACGAAGGGCTGCGCGCTGCCGACGGTTTTGCCCTGCTGGACATCGCCGAAGCGAAGAAGCTGCGCGAACTCGACTGGCGCGGCCCCATCCTGCTGCTCGAAGGTGTGTTCGACGCCCGCGATCTGGAATGGTGCTCGCGCCTGGGGCTGTGGCACGTGGTGCACTGCGATGAGCAGATCGACTGGCTGGCCGCCCACAAGACCGAATGGCCCCACCGTGTCTTCCTCAAGATGAACACGGGCATGAACCGCCTGGGTTTCAAGCCGCACGCCTTCCGCAACGCCTGGGCCCGCCTGAGTGCCCTGCCCCAGGTGGACGAAGTCTCGCTGATGACGCATTTTTCAGATGCTGACAGCCCGCGCGGCATCGCGCATCAAATGGCCGTGTTCCAGCAACACGCGGGCGACCTCAGCGGCGAGCGCAGCCTGTGCAACAGCGCGGGCACCCTGCGTTACGCCAGTGACCCGGCCGTGCGCGGCGACTGGGTCCGCCCCGGGGTGATGCTGTATGGCGCCGCCCCCGATTACCCCGAGCACGACGTCACGCACTGGGGCCTCAAGCCCGCCATGACGCTGCAGTCCAAAATCATCGGCATCCAGCACCTGGAAGCGGGCGACACCGTGGGCTACGGCAGCCGTTTCACGGCCGACAAGCCCATGCGCATCGGCGTGGTGGCCTGCGGTTATGCAGACGGCTACCCGCGGCACGCGCCAGATGGCACGCCCGTGCTGGTGGATGGGCAGCGCACCGGCCTGGTCGGCCGCGTGTCCATGGACATGATGTGCGTGGACCTCAGCCACCTGCCCGAAGCCCAGATGGGCAGCCCGGTGACGCTGTGGGGCATCGCGCCCCACCACGGCGACCACGCGGCGCAGTTGTCGATTGACGAAGTGGCCCACCGTTGCGGCACGATCGGGTACGAGCTGATGTGCGCGGTGTCGCCGCGCGTGCCCGTCCAGGTGCTCAACCACCCCTTCCCCTGA
- a CDS encoding acyl-CoA thioesterase, with the protein MDHQRHQLRMTVLMTPDMANFSGNVHGGTILKLLDQVAYACASRYAGCYVVTLSVDQVTFRQPIHVGELVTFLASVNYTGTSSMEIGIKVIAENIRTQVVRHAQSCFFTMVAVDDNSKPTPVTPLTPATPDEVRRFNAAKLRRQLRQELEQRFKAIQAESSGQAPS; encoded by the coding sequence ATCGACCACCAACGCCACCAACTGCGCATGACGGTGCTGATGACACCGGACATGGCCAACTTCTCTGGCAATGTGCACGGGGGCACCATCCTCAAGCTGCTGGACCAGGTGGCCTATGCCTGCGCCAGCCGCTATGCCGGTTGTTATGTGGTGACCCTGTCGGTGGACCAGGTCACCTTCCGCCAACCCATCCACGTCGGTGAGCTGGTCACCTTCCTGGCCTCGGTCAACTACACGGGCACCTCGTCCATGGAGATCGGCATCAAGGTGATCGCCGAGAACATCCGCACGCAGGTGGTGAGGCATGCCCAGAGCTGCTTTTTCACCATGGTGGCGGTGGACGACAACTCCAAGCCCACCCCGGTGACCCCGCTGACACCCGCCACACCCGATGAGGTACGCCGCTTCAATGCCGCCAAGCTGCGCAGACAGTTGCGCCAGGAGCTGGAGCAGCGTTTCAAGGCCATCCAGGCCGAGAGCAGCGGGCAAGCACCAAGCTGA
- the radA gene encoding DNA repair protein RadA, with product MAKEKTVYTCSECGGISPKWLGKCPSCNAWNTLEETRAEPAAGKNRMQALARGLNAAQPVTTLSEIEAADVSRTPTGLEELDRVLGGGIVAGGVVLIGGDPGIGKSTLLLQALDALSRQMPVLYVTGEESGAQVALRAQRLGLDGSHVRVQAEIQLENIIATLNAEKPAFCVIDSIQTVFSDQLTSAPGSVAQVRECAAHLTRVAKSSGCTMVLVGHVTKEGALAGPRVLEHIVDTVLYFEGDTHSSFRLIRAIKNRFGAVNEIGVFAMTDKGLKGVTNPSAIFLSTHSEPVPGSCVLVTLEGTRPLLVEIQALVDSGGPSPRRLSVGLERDRLAMLLAVLHRHAGMACFDQDVFVNAVGGVRISEPAADLAVLLAIQSSLRGRALPKGFIAFGEVGLAGEVRPAPRGQDRLKEAAKLGFSIAVVPKANAPKKPLDGLTIHAVERVEEAMELIRSLN from the coding sequence ATGGCCAAGGAAAAAACCGTCTACACCTGCAGCGAATGCGGGGGCATCAGCCCGAAGTGGCTGGGCAAGTGCCCCAGCTGCAACGCCTGGAACACACTGGAAGAAACACGCGCCGAGCCTGCAGCGGGCAAGAACCGCATGCAGGCGCTGGCCCGCGGACTGAATGCCGCCCAACCGGTCACCACCCTGTCCGAAATTGAAGCGGCGGACGTCTCCCGCACGCCCACCGGGCTGGAAGAGCTGGACCGCGTGCTGGGCGGCGGCATCGTCGCCGGTGGCGTGGTGCTGATTGGCGGCGACCCGGGCATCGGCAAGTCCACCTTGCTGCTGCAGGCGCTGGACGCGCTGTCTCGCCAGATGCCCGTGCTGTATGTGACCGGTGAAGAAAGCGGCGCCCAGGTCGCCCTGCGCGCCCAAAGGCTGGGGCTGGATGGCAGCCACGTGCGTGTGCAGGCCGAAATCCAGCTGGAAAACATCATCGCCACGCTGAACGCCGAGAAACCCGCCTTCTGCGTGATCGACTCGATCCAGACGGTGTTCTCGGATCAACTCACCTCGGCGCCCGGTTCGGTGGCCCAGGTCCGTGAATGCGCCGCGCACCTGACCCGTGTCGCCAAGTCCAGCGGCTGCACCATGGTCCTGGTGGGCCACGTGACCAAAGAAGGCGCACTGGCCGGCCCGCGCGTGCTGGAGCACATCGTGGACACGGTGCTGTACTTCGAAGGCGACACGCACAGCAGCTTCCGCCTGATCCGCGCCATCAAGAACCGCTTTGGCGCGGTCAACGAAATCGGCGTGTTCGCCATGACGGACAAGGGCCTCAAGGGCGTGACCAACCCCAGCGCCATCTTCCTGTCCACGCACAGCGAGCCGGTGCCGGGCTCGTGCGTGCTGGTGACGCTGGAGGGCACCCGCCCCTTGCTGGTCGAGATCCAGGCCCTGGTGGATTCAGGCGGCCCCAGCCCGCGCCGCCTGAGCGTGGGCCTGGAGCGCGACCGCCTGGCCATGCTGCTGGCCGTGCTGCACCGCCATGCGGGCATGGCCTGCTTCGATCAGGACGTGTTCGTGAACGCCGTGGGTGGCGTGCGCATCAGTGAGCCGGCGGCCGACCTGGCCGTGCTGCTGGCCATCCAGAGCAGCCTGCGCGGCCGCGCCCTGCCCAAGGGCTTCATCGCTTTTGGTGAAGTGGGCCTGGCCGGTGAAGTGCGCCCTGCCCCGCGTGGCCAGGACCGCCTGAAAGAAGCGGCCAAGCTGGGCTTCTCCATCGCGGTGGTGCCCAAGGCGAACGCCCCGAAAAAACCCCTCGATGGGCTGACCATCCACGCCGTGGAGCGCGTGGAGGAAGCCATGGAGCTCATCCGCAGCCTGAACTGA